In Lathamus discolor isolate bLatDis1 chromosome 1, bLatDis1.hap1, whole genome shotgun sequence, the following are encoded in one genomic region:
- the TADA2B gene encoding transcriptional adapter 2-beta has product MAELGKKYCVYCLAEVSPLRFRCTECADIELCPDCFSAGAEIGPHRRWHGYQLVDGGRFTLWGAEAEGGWSSREEQLLLDAIEQFGFGNWEDMAAHVGASRSPQEVMEHYVSMYIHGNLGKACIPDTIPNRVTDHTCPSGGPLSPSLTTPLPPLDITVAEQQQLGYMPLRDDYEIEYDQDAETLISGLSVNYDDDDVEIELKRAHVDMYVRKLKERQRRKNIARDYNLVPAFLGKDKKDKEKAPKRKITKEEKELRLKLRPLYQFMSCKEFEDFFENMHKERILRAKIRELQRYRRNGITKMEESAEYEAARHKREKRKENKNIASSKRGKEDGKEGEFAAIENLPGFELLSDREKVLCSSLNLSPARYVTVKTIIIKDHLQKRQGIPSKSRLPSYLDKVLKKRILNFLTESGWISRDAS; this is encoded by the exons ATGGCGGAACTGGGGAAGAAGTACTGCGTGTACTGCCTGGCCGAGGTGAGCCCGCTGCGCTTCCGCTGCACCGAGTGCGCCGACATCGAGCTCTGCCCCGACTGCTTCTCGGCGGGCGCCGAGATCGGCCCGCACCGCCGATGGCACGGCTACCAGCTCGTCGACGGCGGCCGCTTCACCCTCTGGGGCGCCGAGGCCGAGGGcggctggagcagcagggaggagcagctgctgctggacgCCATCGAGCAGTTCGGCTTCGGCAACTGG GAGGACATGGCTGCTCATGTGGGAGCATCCCGATCGCcccaggaggtgatggagcacTATGTGAGCATGTACATTCACGGCAACCTGGGAAAAGCCTGCATCCCTGACACGATCCCGAACCGAGTGACGGATCACACGTGTCCCAGCGGCGGGCCGCTGTCCCCCAGCCTGACCACACCGCTGCCGCCACTGGACATAACAGTggcggagcagcagcagctcgggTACATGCCGCTGCGGGATGACTACGAGATCGAATACGATCAGGATGCGGAGACCCTCATCAGCGGCCTCTCAGTGAACTATGACGACGACGATGTGGAGATAGAGTTGAAAAGAGCTCATGTAGACATGTACGTGAGGAAGCTCAAGGAGAGGCAGCGGCGGAAGAACATTGCACGAGACTATAACTTGGTACCGGCCTTTCTGGGGAAGGATAAGAAGGACAAGGAGAAAGCTCCCAAACGAAAGATTACTaaagaggagaaggagctgAGGCTGAAACTGAGGCCTCTGTACCAGTTCATGTCTTGTAAGGAGTTTGAAGACTTCTTTGAGAACATGCACAAGGAGAGGATACTCCGAGCAAAGATTCGGGAGCTGCAGCGGTACCGTCGGAATGGGATCACCAAAATGGAAGAGTCAGCAGAATACGAGGCAGCCAGGCATAAAcgggaaaagaggaaggagaacAAAAACATAGCGAGCTccaagagagggaaggaagatggAAAAGAGGGTGAATTTGCTGCCATTGAAAACCTGCCTGGCTTTGAACTCTTATCGGACAGGGAAAAGGTGCTCTGCAGCTCTCTAAATCTGAGTCCTGCACGTTATGTGACTGTAAAAACTATAATCATTAAAGACCATCTCCAAAAAAGACAAGGAATTCCTTCCAAGAGTCGCCTTCCCAGTTACTTAGACAAGGTactgaagaaaaggattttaaacTTTCTAACAGAAAGTGGTTGGATATCCAGGGATGCTTCCTGA